One Methylocapsa sp. D3K7 DNA window includes the following coding sequences:
- a CDS encoding UvrD-helicase domain-containing protein, which yields MTDVLSLAALDPPVQGIAARARAGGSRYFDGLNAKQREAIEAIDGPLLVLAGAGTGKTRVLTTRIAHIIAQGRARAHEILAVTFTNKAAREMKERIAVLAGPVAEGMPWLGTFHAISTKILRRHAELVGLKPGFTILDTDDQIRLLKQVLQAENVDDKRWPARALAHQIDAWKNRGLDVAHVPAGEAAAFADGKGAALYKLYQERLKILNAADFGDLLLETLRLLRENPEVLKLYQDRFRYMLVDEYQDTNTAQYLWLRLLAQGRHNVCCVGDDDQSIYGWRGAEVDNILRFESDFPGAKIIRLERNYRSTGHILAVAAGLIAHNEGRLGKTLFTDGADGEKPTVTGVWDSEEEARVIGEEIEQLQRKGHALDEVAILVRASFQMREFEERFITLGLPYRVIGGPRFYERAEIRDALAYLRCVAQPADDLAFERIYNLPKRGLGDATLQLLHDHARSARIPLMQAAWSMVETEDLKPKQRQTLRSLLADFSRWSELIDDKPQGELAEMILEESGYTDMWRKEKTADAGGRLENLKELVRSMEEFPDLGSFLEHISLVMDAANTDSGARVSIMTLHAAKGLEFETVFLPGFEEGLFPHQRSLDDQGRAGLEEERRLAYVGLTRAKRRAKIYFATNRRIHGLWQTTIPSRFLDELPAAHVEVVEAATGAAYGGYAQSRFANMDSYGSSYTTPGWQRAQRRGEEMKRDTRSGFRDSRARRGPLQIEGELVASSSAGSTYAKGARVFHTKFGGGTVASVDGNKLTIDFDKAGRKMVLESFVRAG from the coding sequence AAGCAGCGGGAAGCCATCGAGGCGATCGACGGGCCGCTGCTCGTGCTGGCGGGCGCGGGTACCGGGAAAACCCGCGTTCTCACCACCCGCATTGCGCATATTATCGCGCAAGGCCGCGCCCGCGCGCATGAAATACTTGCCGTGACCTTCACCAATAAGGCGGCGCGGGAAATGAAGGAGCGAATCGCGGTGCTCGCCGGGCCGGTCGCCGAGGGCATGCCGTGGCTCGGCACGTTCCACGCGATTTCGACAAAGATTTTGCGCCGCCATGCCGAGCTTGTCGGTCTGAAGCCCGGCTTCACCATTCTCGACACGGACGATCAGATTCGGCTGCTCAAACAAGTTCTGCAAGCCGAAAATGTCGACGACAAGCGCTGGCCTGCCCGCGCCCTCGCGCATCAGATCGATGCCTGGAAAAATCGCGGCCTCGACGTCGCACATGTGCCCGCGGGCGAGGCTGCGGCGTTCGCCGATGGCAAAGGCGCGGCGCTCTATAAGCTCTATCAGGAGCGCTTGAAAATTCTCAACGCCGCCGATTTCGGCGATCTTCTGCTCGAAACCTTGCGGCTCCTGCGCGAAAATCCGGAGGTCTTGAAACTCTATCAAGACCGCTTCCGCTACATGCTCGTGGACGAATACCAGGACACCAACACGGCGCAATATTTGTGGCTGCGGCTGCTGGCGCAAGGGCGCCACAATGTCTGTTGCGTTGGCGATGACGACCAGTCGATCTATGGCTGGCGGGGCGCCGAGGTCGATAATATTTTGCGCTTCGAGAGCGATTTTCCAGGCGCGAAAATCATTAGGCTCGAGCGCAATTACCGCTCGACCGGACATATCCTCGCTGTCGCGGCAGGTCTTATCGCGCACAATGAAGGGCGGCTGGGAAAAACGCTGTTCACCGATGGTGCCGATGGCGAAAAGCCGACCGTCACCGGCGTTTGGGATTCGGAAGAAGAAGCCCGCGTCATCGGCGAAGAGATCGAGCAATTGCAGCGCAAGGGTCACGCGCTGGATGAGGTGGCGATCCTAGTCCGCGCCTCGTTCCAGATGCGCGAATTTGAGGAACGCTTCATCACGCTCGGCCTGCCCTACCGGGTGATCGGCGGCCCGCGCTTTTATGAGCGCGCCGAGATCCGCGATGCGCTGGCGTATCTGCGTTGTGTCGCGCAGCCTGCCGATGATCTCGCGTTTGAGCGCATCTACAATCTGCCGAAACGCGGCCTCGGCGATGCGACCCTGCAGCTGCTCCATGATCATGCGCGGAGCGCGCGTATACCCTTGATGCAAGCGGCGTGGAGCATGGTCGAGACCGAAGACTTAAAGCCGAAGCAGCGGCAGACCTTGCGCAGCCTCCTCGCAGATTTTTCTCGCTGGTCTGAGTTGATTGACGACAAGCCGCAGGGCGAACTCGCCGAGATGATTTTGGAAGAGTCCGGCTACACCGACATGTGGCGGAAGGAAAAGACCGCCGATGCCGGAGGCCGTCTTGAAAATCTGAAGGAGCTCGTCCGCTCGATGGAGGAGTTTCCTGATCTTGGCAGCTTCCTCGAACATATCTCGCTGGTAATGGACGCCGCGAATACCGACTCCGGCGCACGCGTGTCGATCATGACCTTGCATGCGGCGAAGGGCCTTGAGTTCGAGACCGTGTTCCTGCCGGGTTTTGAGGAAGGCCTGTTCCCGCATCAGCGTTCGCTCGACGATCAGGGCCGCGCCGGGCTGGAGGAAGAGCGCCGCCTCGCCTATGTCGGCCTAACGCGGGCCAAGCGCCGTGCAAAGATTTATTTCGCGACCAACCGGCGCATTCATGGCCTGTGGCAGACGACGATTCCCTCACGGTTTTTGGATGAACTGCCTGCGGCGCATGTCGAGGTCGTCGAGGCGGCGACGGGTGCAGCCTATGGCGGCTATGCGCAATCGCGCTTCGCCAACATGGACAGCTATGGCTCGTCCTACACGACGCCCGGCTGGCAGCGCGCGCAACGGCGTGGCGAGGAGATGAAGCGGGACACGCGAAGCGGTTTTCGAGACAGCCGGGCGCGGCGCGGCCCACTGCAGATCGAGGGAGAGCTTGTGGCAAGTTCGAGCGCCGGTTCAACCTATGCGAAAGGCGCGCGGGTGTTTCACACGAAATTTGGTGGCGGCACGGTGGCGAGCGTCGACGGCAATAAGCTCACCATTGATTTCGACAAGGCTGGCCGCAAGATGGTTCTGGAGAGTTTTGTCCGGGCGGGCTGA